From Microbacterium croceum, a single genomic window includes:
- a CDS encoding DUF4097 family beta strand repeat-containing protein — protein MTEKWLIAPGEERVIDIESVTRLKVGLVGGQVDIIAHDEPGIRIEVHGVTIKDLRVESHDGEVEIDHPQLGWDNFLEVFRNFGSGGPRAEVSVAVPRAIALNLGVVSAGALVSGIRNDARLNTVSGDLIVDTLIGDLTVNSVSGDVQVRGLTGSISANSVSGDVAATGTIRKATVDSVSGATLIDAAGDVNTINVNTVSGATTVRLDESLAANYVIRSLSGRLLIDGVERSSSGPSNYTGSTGELAGRFVDLRANSVSGGVTVLRRTPSTITEDAEWES, from the coding sequence ATGACCGAGAAGTGGCTCATCGCCCCGGGCGAGGAACGCGTGATCGACATCGAATCCGTCACCCGGCTCAAGGTGGGCCTGGTCGGCGGTCAGGTCGACATCATCGCTCACGACGAGCCGGGCATCCGCATCGAGGTGCACGGCGTCACCATCAAGGACCTCCGCGTGGAATCCCACGACGGCGAGGTCGAGATCGACCACCCGCAGCTGGGCTGGGACAACTTCCTCGAGGTGTTCCGCAACTTCGGCTCCGGCGGACCCCGCGCCGAGGTGAGCGTCGCCGTGCCGCGAGCGATCGCGCTGAACCTGGGCGTCGTGAGCGCCGGGGCACTCGTGTCCGGCATCCGCAACGACGCCCGCCTCAACACCGTGTCGGGCGACCTCATCGTCGACACCCTGATCGGCGACCTCACCGTCAACTCCGTCTCCGGCGACGTGCAGGTGCGTGGCCTCACGGGCTCGATCAGCGCGAACAGCGTCTCGGGCGACGTCGCCGCCACGGGCACGATCCGCAAGGCGACGGTCGACAGCGTCTCCGGAGCGACCCTGATCGACGCCGCGGGCGACGTGAACACCATCAACGTGAACACCGTCTCCGGTGCAACCACGGTGCGGCTCGACGAGTCGCTCGCCGCGAACTACGTCATCCGCTCGCTCAGCGGCCGGCTCCTCATCGACGGCGTCGAGCGCAGCTCCTCGGGCCCGAGCAACTACACCGGCTCCACGGGCGAGCTCGCCGGCCGCTTCGTCGACCTGCGCGCGAACTCCGTCTCGGGCGGCGTCACGGTGCTGCGTCGCACGCCGTCCACGATCACCGAAGACGCGGAGTGGGAGTCATGA
- a CDS encoding DUF3073 domain-containing protein: MGRGRQKAKHTKIARELKAYSPSVNYSALERELAHPTDEDAYVDKWADDYADEDEDELEKA, from the coding sequence ATGGGCCGTGGCCGTCAGAAGGCGAAACACACAAAGATCGCCCGCGAACTCAAGGCGTACAGTCCGTCGGTGAACTACTCCGCGCTCGAGCGCGAATTGGCTCATCCGACCGACGAAGACGCCTACGTCGACAAGTGGGCTGATGACTATGCCGACGAAGATGAGGACGAACTAGAGAAGGCCTGA
- a CDS encoding PadR family transcriptional regulator gives MSPAVFSHGDLRLYLLSLLAESPQHGYGIIQALTDRTGGTYTPSAGTIYPRLAKLEEEGLVTKTVDGRTTIYAITDAGRAELASREGDLAGIESGLADSVRLIANEVRQSVQDAMKSLRADLAAAEQGERSTAKSRPRAASDDARVTSREELHRADALINAFRAQVRTDLRTHVAKGGTLPASVVTELEHALDAASHAVTAGLSRL, from the coding sequence ATGAGCCCCGCTGTCTTCTCCCACGGCGACCTGCGCCTCTACCTGCTGTCGCTTCTGGCGGAGTCCCCTCAGCACGGCTACGGCATCATCCAGGCGCTCACGGATCGCACCGGCGGCACCTACACCCCCAGCGCCGGCACGATCTACCCACGGCTGGCGAAGCTCGAGGAGGAGGGCCTGGTCACCAAGACCGTCGACGGCCGCACCACGATCTACGCGATCACCGACGCCGGACGCGCCGAGCTGGCGTCCCGCGAGGGAGATCTCGCGGGCATCGAGTCCGGGCTCGCGGATTCCGTCCGCCTGATCGCGAACGAGGTGCGCCAGAGCGTGCAGGATGCGATGAAGAGCCTTCGCGCCGACCTCGCCGCCGCAGAGCAGGGCGAGCGCAGCACCGCGAAGTCCCGACCGCGCGCCGCCTCCGACGACGCGCGCGTCACCAGCCGCGAGGAGCTGCACCGTGCGGATGCCCTCATCAACGCCTTCCGCGCCCAGGTGCGCACCGACCTGCGCACGCACGTGGCGAAGGGCGGCACCCTGCCGGCATCCGTGGTCACCGAGCTCGAGCACGCGCTCGATGCGGCATCCCACGCGGTGACGGCGGGACTGTCTCGGCTCTGA
- a CDS encoding MerR family transcriptional regulator — MDDADWSIQEIARLAGTTSRTLRHYDDIGLLPPTRIAPNGYRHYDASALVRLQRILLLRELGLGLPQIADVLGPSTGSGTHGVTGTTAAEASALETHLALLREEQDRLRRQIASVESTIESLRGGEELMAENMFDGFDHTQYREEVEHRWGTKAYADSDRWWRGMTDAERAAWQQRVSELGRDWIAAAESGVDPASAEAQDVARRHVEWLTGIPGTPASAPGGDVKAYVTGLGEMYVADPRFGANYATSDGGTRGAEFVRDALRIYADGNL, encoded by the coding sequence ATGGATGACGCGGACTGGTCGATCCAGGAGATCGCGCGGCTCGCCGGCACCACCAGTCGCACGCTGCGCCACTACGACGACATCGGGCTGCTGCCGCCCACGCGCATCGCGCCCAACGGCTATCGGCACTACGACGCCTCGGCGCTGGTGCGCCTGCAGCGCATCCTGCTGCTGCGCGAGCTGGGACTGGGACTGCCGCAGATCGCCGACGTACTCGGCCCTTCGACGGGCTCAGGGACCCACGGGGTGACGGGGACCACGGCGGCCGAGGCATCCGCTCTGGAGACCCACCTCGCACTGCTGCGCGAGGAGCAGGACCGGCTGCGGCGGCAGATCGCCTCGGTCGAATCCACCATCGAGTCATTGAGAGGAGGTGAAGAACTCATGGCAGAGAACATGTTCGACGGCTTCGACCACACCCAGTACAGGGAGGAGGTCGAGCATCGTTGGGGCACGAAGGCCTATGCCGACAGCGACCGCTGGTGGCGCGGGATGACCGACGCCGAGCGCGCCGCCTGGCAGCAGCGCGTCTCTGAGCTCGGACGCGACTGGATCGCGGCCGCCGAGAGCGGTGTCGACCCGGCATCCGCCGAGGCGCAGGATGTCGCGCGGCGTCACGTCGAGTGGCTCACGGGCATCCCCGGCACTCCGGCGAGTGCGCCGGGCGGCGATGTGAAGGCCTACGTGACCGGACTCGGCGAGATGTACGTCGCCGATCCGCGTTTCGGCGCCAACTACGCCACGTCCGACGGCGGCACCCGCGGCGCGGAGTTCGTCCGTGACGCGCTCCGCATCTACGCGGACGGCAACCTGTAG
- a CDS encoding universal stress protein has product MTDSTSTPSDEAAQNATLQKAVIVGIQPDHERRVLDEALRFARLLGVPLVVVHVDVTRFVTYEDPDGYVHSAPIDINFDAGAAEFEAVQAAAAEVLDDSGITWTARQLVGDPALAIKQLANKLDAQLIVVGTRKRGIGESIREFFTGSVAARLTHRQHRSVLVVPLGESVPDTQKEIWPE; this is encoded by the coding sequence ATGACCGACAGCACCTCCACACCGTCCGACGAGGCGGCGCAGAACGCGACATTGCAGAAAGCGGTGATCGTCGGCATCCAGCCGGATCACGAACGCCGTGTGCTCGACGAGGCACTGCGCTTCGCCCGGTTGCTCGGCGTGCCCCTCGTCGTGGTGCACGTCGACGTCACGCGATTCGTCACGTACGAGGACCCGGATGGCTACGTGCACTCGGCGCCGATCGACATCAACTTCGACGCGGGTGCGGCCGAGTTCGAGGCCGTGCAGGCGGCTGCCGCGGAGGTGCTCGACGACTCGGGCATCACCTGGACCGCGCGCCAGCTCGTCGGGGATCCAGCTCTGGCGATCAAGCAGCTCGCCAACAAGCTCGATGCCCAGCTGATCGTGGTGGGCACGCGCAAGCGCGGGATCGGCGAGTCGATCCGGGAGTTCTTCACCGGATCGGTGGCCGCGCGGCTCACGCACCGTCAGCACCGTTCGGTGCTGGTCGTGCCGTTGGGTGAGTCCGTGCCGGACACCCAGAAGGAGATCTGGCCCGAGTAG